In the Deinococcus ficus genome, one interval contains:
- a CDS encoding ATP-binding protein gives MTDPASPDVLRQHAEQAYAHELAALAAHDDRPRPPRWNLSPHAVLTYLMGGQAGDTPVTPKYVGDRRLMEIAVATLATDRALLLIGVPGTAKSWVSEHLAAAISGDSTLLVQGTAGTGEEAIRYGWNYARLLAEGPSEAALVESPVMRAMRTGKIARLEELTRVQSDVQDTLITVLSEKTLPVPELNTEVQAVRGFNLIATANNRDRGVNDLSSALKRRFNTVVLPVPDSLDDEVRIVTQRVAQLAAGLEIPAAPPALEEVRRIVTVFRELRSGLTADGKTRLKSPSGSLSTAEAISVVNHGLSLAAHFGSGELSAQDVAASLVGAVIKDPVQDGVIWREYLETVAKKRDDWKDLYRACRAVS, from the coding sequence GTGACCGACCCCGCTTCCCCCGACGTTCTCCGCCAGCACGCCGAGCAGGCGTACGCGCACGAACTCGCCGCCCTGGCCGCGCACGACGACCGGCCCCGGCCGCCCCGCTGGAACCTCAGCCCGCACGCGGTCCTGACGTACCTGATGGGCGGGCAGGCCGGGGACACGCCGGTCACGCCGAAGTACGTCGGGGACCGGCGCCTGATGGAGATCGCCGTGGCGACCCTGGCGACCGACCGGGCGCTGCTGCTGATCGGGGTGCCGGGCACCGCGAAAAGCTGGGTGAGCGAGCACCTCGCGGCCGCGATTTCCGGGGACAGCACCCTGCTGGTGCAGGGCACCGCCGGCACGGGCGAGGAGGCCATCCGCTACGGCTGGAACTACGCGCGGCTGCTGGCCGAGGGCCCCAGCGAGGCGGCGCTGGTGGAAAGCCCGGTGATGCGCGCCATGCGCACCGGGAAGATCGCGCGCCTGGAAGAACTGACCCGCGTGCAGAGCGACGTGCAGGACACGCTGATCACGGTGCTGTCGGAAAAGACGCTGCCGGTGCCGGAACTGAACACGGAGGTGCAGGCGGTGCGGGGCTTCAACCTGATCGCCACCGCGAACAACCGCGATCGGGGCGTGAACGACCTGTCCAGCGCCCTGAAACGCCGATTCAACACGGTGGTGCTGCCGGTCCCGGACAGCCTGGACGACGAGGTGCGCATCGTGACGCAGCGCGTGGCGCAGCTGGCCGCCGGGCTGGAGATTCCGGCCGCGCCGCCCGCGCTGGAGGAGGTGCGGCGCATCGTGACCGTGTTCCGGGAACTGCGCTCCGGCCTGACCGCGGACGGCAAGACCCGCCTGAAAAGCCCCAGCGGCAGCCTGAGCACCGCCGAGGCGATCAGCGTGGTGAACCACGGCCTGTCGCTGGCCGCGCATTTCGGCAGCGGGGAACTCAGCGCGCAGGACGTCGCCGCGAGCCTGGTCGGGGCCGTGATCAAGGACCCCGTGCAGGACGGCGTGATCTGGCGCGAGTACCTGGAGACCGTCGCGAAGAAACGCGACGACTGGAAGGACCTGTACCGCGCCTGCCGCGCCGTGAGCTGA
- a CDS encoding DUF5691 domain-containing protein — MTDAQALLAAALVGTARTTPPAHAGTPLADALNRVTGRDPEGTLLARAGLTGLAAVAGRAAPAAPGPLPAPAPAESRPEAPARAARHLPLLLDTPLLPEWLTLCARAGCRVPPEVLPDLLDAARQRMDLRDLLAPVLGERGAWLAAFHPDWRFTPRPFDPDAWLDATDAEKDALFRALRAAEPDQAAALLRDHFTAERAAVRRRLLQAVHDTLTPADAALEPLLDAALPDRSADVQALARRALQRLPGSAFNARMARRATHALDGSVPGRPALRLPAPPDPDLKRDGFETGLTAKGFLWHVLAHTHPDVLLGALHLDPPALVALAGDLDAHEELRRAALAVPHPALAQALVPHLKDTLPLRRLAATDPLQAARDALHAHDTDLLHALLPDLPAPWPADLTGALLPRLAASLRRVEYPYAWPAPWRDLHALLLVRADPLGPPPAPLPEDATAFARSMWDDLTSALHTRARLMQDFHPTEGARP, encoded by the coding sequence ATGACGGACGCCCAGGCCCTGCTGGCCGCCGCCCTGGTCGGCACCGCCCGCACCACCCCGCCGGCCCACGCCGGCACGCCCCTCGCGGACGCCCTGAACCGCGTGACCGGCCGCGACCCGGAAGGCACCCTGCTGGCCCGCGCCGGCCTGACCGGACTGGCTGCCGTGGCGGGCCGCGCGGCCCCGGCCGCCCCCGGTCCGCTGCCCGCCCCGGCCCCCGCTGAGAGCCGCCCCGAGGCGCCCGCCCGCGCCGCGCGGCACCTGCCGCTGCTGCTGGACACGCCCCTGCTGCCCGAATGGCTGACCCTGTGCGCCCGCGCCGGCTGCCGCGTCCCGCCGGAGGTCCTGCCGGACCTGCTGGACGCCGCCCGGCAGCGCATGGACCTGCGCGACCTGCTCGCCCCCGTGCTCGGGGAAAGAGGTGCGTGGCTGGCGGCCTTCCACCCGGACTGGCGCTTCACGCCCCGCCCCTTCGACCCGGACGCGTGGCTGGACGCCACCGACGCCGAGAAGGACGCCCTGTTCCGCGCGCTGCGGGCCGCCGAGCCGGATCAGGCCGCGGCGCTGCTGCGCGACCACTTCACCGCGGAGCGCGCCGCGGTCCGCCGGCGCCTGCTGCAGGCCGTGCACGACACCCTCACGCCGGCCGACGCAGCCCTGGAACCCCTGCTGGACGCGGCCCTCCCCGACCGCAGCGCGGACGTGCAGGCGCTCGCCCGCCGGGCGCTGCAACGCCTTCCAGGCAGCGCCTTCAACGCCCGCATGGCCCGCCGCGCCACGCACGCGCTGGACGGCTCGGTGCCCGGCCGGCCCGCCCTGCGCCTGCCCGCGCCACCCGACCCGGACCTGAAACGCGACGGGTTCGAGACCGGTCTCACCGCCAAGGGCTTCCTGTGGCACGTGCTCGCGCACACCCACCCGGACGTGCTGCTGGGCGCCCTGCACCTCGACCCGCCCGCCCTGGTCGCCCTGGCCGGGGACCTGGACGCGCACGAGGAACTGCGCCGCGCCGCGCTCGCCGTGCCGCACCCGGCGCTGGCGCAGGCCCTGGTGCCCCACCTGAAGGACACCCTGCCCCTGCGGCGCCTCGCCGCCACCGATCCCCTTCAGGCGGCGCGGGACGCCCTGCACGCGCACGACACCGACCTCCTGCACGCCCTGCTGCCCGACCTGCCCGCCCCCTGGCCCGCCGACCTGACCGGCGCGCTGCTGCCGCGGCTCGCGGCGTCCCTGCGCCGCGTGGAGTACCCCTACGCCTGGCCGGCGCCCTGGCGGGACCTGCACGCCCTGCTGCTCGTGCGCGCCGACCCGCTGGGCCCGCCCCCCGCCCCGCTGCCCGAGGACGCCACCGCGTTCGCGCGGAGCATGTGGGACGACCTCACCTCGGCCCTCCACACCCGCGCCCGCCTGATGCAGGACTTTCACCCCACCGAAGGAGCCCGACCGTGA
- a CDS encoding SWIM zinc finger family protein produces MAALPHSTMTPTLTPDTILALAPDPGSAASARKLATPVKWQHLNHAGGLLWGECQGSGKDPYLTGVDPSGPVSRCSCPSRKFPCKHGLALMLLHAAHPGDFGTAAAPESLQTWLAGRQTRAEKAAGTPDPAGTAPTPAPDPAAQARRRAARERKVESGLAALHVFLKDLVRDGLAHASARPYSDWDTQAARLVDAQAPGAARHVRRIPELLGDPAALLAHLGWLALLCEGWTHRAGLTPPELADLRAALGFPLDQAGLQAEPGVSGRWTVLGQSTSQEDHLTTRRTWLERAGHTALLLDFAAGGRPLPPGLPTGQSVQAELVFAPSATPQRAVLRGEATEYRPAEALPAGLSVDALLDRHATLLGRNPWLERAAYALGPVRLLPGEPWHAVDDAGHALPLGGSERAQLTLMAVSGGAPLTLYGEWTGHTFTPLSHLAPGHLTPGRVTSVRAEARP; encoded by the coding sequence GTGGCCGCGCTTCCCCACTCCACCATGACCCCCACCCTGACCCCCGACACCATCCTCGCCCTCGCCCCCGACCCGGGCAGCGCCGCCAGCGCCCGCAAACTCGCCACCCCGGTCAAATGGCAGCACCTCAACCACGCCGGCGGCCTGCTCTGGGGCGAGTGCCAGGGCAGCGGCAAGGACCCCTACCTGACGGGCGTGGACCCCAGCGGCCCCGTCAGCCGCTGCAGCTGCCCCAGCCGCAAATTCCCCTGCAAGCACGGCCTCGCCCTGATGCTCCTGCACGCCGCGCACCCCGGCGACTTCGGCACGGCCGCCGCCCCCGAAAGCCTCCAGACCTGGCTGGCCGGCCGGCAGACCCGCGCCGAGAAGGCCGCCGGCACCCCCGACCCGGCCGGGACGGCCCCCACCCCGGCCCCCGACCCCGCCGCGCAGGCCCGGCGCCGCGCCGCCCGCGAACGCAAGGTCGAGAGCGGCCTCGCCGCCCTGCACGTGTTCCTGAAAGACCTCGTCCGGGACGGCCTGGCCCACGCCAGCGCCCGCCCCTACAGCGACTGGGACACCCAGGCCGCCCGCCTCGTGGACGCCCAGGCGCCCGGCGCCGCCCGCCACGTGCGCCGCATCCCGGAACTGCTGGGCGACCCCGCCGCGCTCCTTGCCCACCTGGGCTGGCTGGCCCTGCTGTGCGAGGGCTGGACCCACCGCGCCGGCCTCACCCCGCCCGAACTCGCGGACCTGCGCGCCGCCCTGGGCTTCCCGCTGGACCAGGCGGGTCTTCAGGCGGAACCCGGCGTCAGCGGCCGCTGGACCGTGCTGGGCCAGAGCACCAGCCAGGAAGACCACCTCACCACCCGCCGCACCTGGCTGGAGCGCGCCGGCCACACCGCCCTGCTGCTGGACTTCGCCGCCGGGGGCCGGCCCCTCCCGCCCGGCCTGCCCACCGGGCAGAGCGTGCAGGCGGAGCTCGTGTTCGCGCCCTCCGCCACCCCGCAGCGGGCGGTGCTGCGCGGCGAGGCCACCGAGTATCGCCCCGCCGAGGCCCTCCCGGCCGGCCTGAGCGTGGACGCCCTGCTGGACCGCCACGCCACCCTGCTGGGCCGCAACCCCTGGCTGGAGCGCGCCGCCTACGCCCTGGGCCCGGTGCGGCTGCTGCCCGGCGAGCCCTGGCACGCCGTGGACGATGCCGGACACGCCCTGCCGCTGGGCGGCAGCGAACGGGCCCAGCTGACCCTGATGGCCGTGAGCGGCGGCGCGCCCCTCACGCTGTACGGCGAGTGGACCGGGCACACCTTCACGCCCCTGAGCCACCTGGCGCCGGGCCATCTCACGCCGGGCCGCGTGACCTCCGTGCGCGCGGAGGCCCGCCCATGA
- a CDS encoding DOMON domain-containing protein: MNTPVKLALTAAALTATAALAQAAPKVDGVIGAGEYSSTFKEPEKGMSVSWRVVGDTIYFGVSARTDGWIGIGLDPSGEKKTGADMYMFVMEDGKLNAMDMVQVKKTGAPKLDTEEGGKDNIAAKAGKISGDTFTVEFSRKLNTGDKQDAVLTAGKGAKLLMAVGPGEKTNKAHAKSMRWEKEIVIK, encoded by the coding sequence ATGAACACCCCCGTGAAACTGGCCCTGACCGCCGCCGCCCTGACCGCCACCGCCGCGCTGGCGCAGGCCGCCCCGAAGGTGGACGGCGTGATCGGCGCCGGGGAGTACAGCAGCACCTTCAAGGAACCCGAGAAGGGCATGAGCGTGAGCTGGCGCGTGGTGGGCGACACCATCTACTTCGGCGTGAGCGCCAGGACGGACGGCTGGATCGGCATCGGCCTGGACCCCAGCGGGGAGAAGAAGACCGGCGCGGACATGTACATGTTCGTGATGGAAGACGGGAAGCTGAATGCTATGGACATGGTGCAGGTCAAGAAGACTGGCGCGCCGAAACTGGACACCGAGGAAGGCGGCAAGGACAACATCGCCGCGAAGGCCGGGAAGATCAGCGGGGACACCTTCACGGTGGAGTTCAGCCGCAAGCTGAACACCGGCGACAAGCAGGACGCGGTGCTCACGGCCGGGAAGGGCGCGAAACTGCTGATGGCGGTCGGCCCGGGCGAGAAGACGAACAAGGCCCACGCCAAGAGCATGCGCTGGGAAAAGGAGATCGTGATCAAGTAA
- a CDS encoding carboxypeptidase M32 has protein sequence MTTTDAVWADLTSRWQDLADLNGTLALLNWDQSTYLPPAAAGGRARQKALLSGIRHARATDDAYGRLLDAAAARTDLSPEQARMVEVARKDFERATRFPSAFVQARSRHFGESYSAWTQARPGNDFARMIPYLEKSLDLNVQAAGYFPEFADPMDYFVDQSDEGMTAAQVDAVFGELRAALVPLADSVIAAGPPRTDFLNRHYPAQAQLRFGEDVIRQYGYDFAQGRQDLTHHPFMTRLGERDTRITTRVKEHDPIDALYSTLHEAGHALYEQNVREDFLGTPLGGGVSAGVHESSSRMWENLVGRSREFWAAYFGDLRDTFPDALGDVTEEEMYRASNVVSRSLIRVDADELTYNLHVITRYGLERDLLSGRLAVADLADAWHAAYESNLGQRAPSDVDGVLQDVHWFAGGPGGAFQGYTLGNVLSAQFFAAAEAANPGLKGDFARRDFSRLLGWMRENVYRHGRMLRPAEMVVQATGQPMNVEPYLAYLRGKYGALLG, from the coding sequence ATGACGACAACCGACGCGGTGTGGGCGGACCTGACCTCTCGCTGGCAGGACCTCGCGGACCTGAACGGCACCCTGGCGCTGCTGAACTGGGACCAGAGCACGTACCTGCCGCCCGCGGCCGCGGGTGGCCGGGCGCGGCAGAAGGCCCTGCTGTCCGGCATCCGCCACGCCCGCGCCACCGACGACGCGTACGGCCGCCTGCTGGACGCGGCCGCCGCCCGCACGGACCTCTCGCCGGAGCAGGCGCGGATGGTCGAGGTGGCCCGCAAGGACTTCGAGCGGGCCACGCGCTTCCCGTCGGCGTTCGTGCAGGCACGCAGCCGGCACTTCGGCGAGTCGTACAGCGCCTGGACGCAGGCCCGGCCCGGCAACGACTTCGCGCGCATGATTCCGTACCTGGAAAAGTCCCTGGACCTGAACGTGCAGGCCGCCGGGTACTTCCCGGAGTTCGCCGACCCCATGGACTACTTCGTGGACCAGAGCGACGAGGGCATGACGGCCGCGCAGGTGGACGCCGTGTTCGGCGAGCTGCGCGCCGCGCTGGTGCCGCTGGCGGACTCGGTGATCGCCGCCGGCCCGCCCCGCACGGACTTCCTGAACCGCCACTACCCGGCCCAGGCGCAGCTGCGCTTCGGGGAAGACGTGATCCGGCAGTACGGGTACGACTTCGCCCAGGGCCGCCAGGACCTCACGCACCACCCGTTCATGACCCGGCTGGGCGAACGGGACACCCGCATCACCACCCGCGTGAAGGAACACGACCCCATCGACGCGCTGTACAGCACGCTGCACGAGGCCGGGCACGCCCTGTACGAGCAGAACGTCCGGGAGGACTTCCTGGGCACGCCGCTGGGCGGGGGCGTGAGCGCCGGGGTGCACGAGAGCAGCAGCCGCATGTGGGAGAACCTCGTGGGCCGCAGCAGAGAATTCTGGGCAGCGTACTTCGGGGACCTGCGGGACACCTTCCCGGACGCGCTGGGCGATGTGACCGAAGAGGAGATGTACCGCGCGAGCAACGTGGTGTCCCGCAGCCTGATCCGCGTGGACGCCGACGAACTCACGTACAACCTGCACGTCATCACCCGCTACGGCCTGGAACGGGACCTGCTGTCGGGCCGGCTGGCGGTCGCCGACCTCGCGGACGCGTGGCACGCGGCGTACGAGTCGAACCTGGGGCAGCGCGCCCCCAGTGACGTGGACGGCGTGCTGCAGGACGTGCACTGGTTCGCGGGCGGCCCAGGGGGGGCGTTCCAGGGGTACACGCTGGGGAACGTGCTGAGCGCGCAGTTCTTCGCGGCGGCCGAGGCGGCGAACCCGGGCCTGAAGGGCGATTTCGCGCGGCGGGACTTCAGCCGCCTGCTGGGCTGGATGCGGGAGAACGTGTACCGGCACGGGCGGATGCTGCGCCCGGCGGAGATGGTGGTGCAGGCCACCGGGCAGCCCATGAACGTGGAGCCGTACCTGGCGTACCTGCGCGGGAAGTACGGGGCGCTGCTGGGCTAG
- a CDS encoding RNA 2'-phosphotransferase: protein MNDTQLSKRLAYLLRHAPHEAGLTLEPGGWVPLAPVLAHLRVRREDVERVVASSDKGRFALQGERIRANQGHSVPVDLHLAPLAPPATLYHGTHPGALDAIRAGGLRPMNRHHVHLSADPATARTVGARRGPPVILTVDAAGLHAAGHAFYRSENGVWLTAHVPPAFLHFPVA, encoded by the coding sequence ATGAACGACACGCAGCTTTCCAAGCGCCTCGCGTACCTGCTGCGGCACGCCCCGCACGAGGCCGGCCTGACCCTGGAACCCGGCGGGTGGGTGCCGCTCGCGCCCGTGCTCGCGCACCTGCGGGTCCGGCGGGAGGACGTCGAGCGGGTGGTCGCCAGCAGTGACAAGGGGCGCTTCGCGCTGCAGGGCGAGCGCATCCGTGCGAACCAGGGGCACAGCGTGCCCGTGGACCTGCACCTCGCGCCGCTGGCGCCGCCCGCCACGCTGTACCACGGCACGCACCCCGGCGCCCTGGACGCCATCCGCGCCGGGGGCCTGCGCCCCATGAACCGCCACCACGTGCATCTGTCCGCCGACCCGGCCACCGCCCGCACGGTGGGCGCGCGGCGCGGCCCCCCCGTGATCCTGACCGTGGACGCCGCCGGCCTGCACGCCGCCGGGCACGCCTTCTACCGCTCGGAGAACGGCGTGTGGCTTACGGCGCACGTGCCGCCCGCGTTCCTGCACTTCCCGGTAGCCTGA
- a CDS encoding Sir2 family NAD-dependent protein deacetylase, with protein sequence MNLTAARTALNTARRVAVLTGAGVSAESGIPTFRDAQTGHWARFRPEDLASPGAYRRDPDTVWEWYAGRYRDVLRAHPNPAHHHLAQLERQKGAGFFLATQNVDGLHARAGSGTHGGQLVELHGNLISARDEVTGETFPLPHPDALITPPVSPRGHRMRPNVVWFSEFLPEDALEAAQAAFAEADVALVVGTSGVVYPAAGLALETLRQGGVVIEVNPEATELTERMTFSLRDTASRGLAALLGG encoded by the coding sequence ATGAACCTCACCGCGGCCCGCACTGCCCTGAACACCGCCCGGCGCGTCGCCGTGCTGACCGGCGCGGGCGTGAGCGCCGAGAGCGGCATCCCCACATTCCGGGACGCGCAGACTGGCCACTGGGCGCGCTTCCGGCCCGAGGACCTCGCCAGTCCCGGCGCGTATCGCCGCGACCCGGACACCGTGTGGGAGTGGTACGCCGGCCGCTACCGCGACGTGCTGCGCGCCCACCCGAACCCGGCGCACCACCACCTCGCGCAGCTGGAGCGGCAGAAGGGCGCGGGCTTCTTCCTGGCGACGCAGAACGTGGACGGCCTGCACGCCCGCGCCGGCAGCGGCACGCACGGCGGGCAGCTCGTGGAACTGCACGGGAACCTGATCAGCGCCCGGGACGAGGTGACCGGCGAGACTTTTCCCCTGCCCCACCCGGATGCGCTGATCACGCCGCCCGTCTCCCCGCGCGGACACCGCATGCGCCCGAACGTCGTGTGGTTCAGCGAGTTCCTGCCGGAAGACGCCCTGGAAGCCGCGCAGGCCGCCTTCGCGGAGGCGGACGTGGCGCTGGTGGTCGGCACCAGCGGCGTGGTGTACCCGGCCGCCGGCCTCGCCCTGGAGACGCTGCGGCAGGGCGGCGTGGTCATCGAGGTGAACCCGGAGGCCACGGAACTGACCGAGCGGATGACCTTCAGCCTGCGTGACACCGCCTCACGCGGGCTGGCCGCCCTGCTGGGCGGCTAG
- a CDS encoding NUDIX domain-containing protein, with amino-acid sequence MSDLLNLRAVWGNRPLLSVGVSVLLQDETGRVLLQRRGDDGRWGTPGGGLNPGEDFLTAAHRELFEETGLRCPDLRLLPLAQGLVSGPEFHHRYPNGHEVYMVGARAHGHLPAAALAGAQPDDSGETLDLQWFPLDALPELSSNTNRASLSVLRARAGLAGLPLQPVPSPPPVGSHLLALRRLVGPRPLFAPGANVLITDDAGRLLLLRHAGTGLWTLPGGSLEPGESFEACARREAHEETGLTVTALEPLALSAGAAYRFTYPHGDVVDYVSVLYRAHGWTGPLTPQPEEVLETGWFGAADLPRPEDLSGALIRDHVGVWRDALAAQQGGQPA; translated from the coding sequence ATGAGCGACCTCCTGAACCTGCGGGCCGTGTGGGGAAACCGTCCGCTGCTGTCCGTGGGCGTGAGCGTGCTGCTTCAGGACGAAACGGGCCGCGTGCTGCTGCAACGCCGCGGCGACGACGGCCGGTGGGGCACGCCGGGCGGCGGCCTGAACCCTGGTGAGGACTTTCTGACCGCCGCGCACCGGGAACTGTTCGAGGAAACCGGCCTGCGCTGCCCGGACCTGCGCCTGCTGCCGCTGGCCCAGGGGCTGGTGAGCGGCCCGGAGTTCCACCACCGCTACCCGAACGGCCACGAGGTGTACATGGTCGGCGCCCGCGCGCACGGGCACCTGCCGGCCGCCGCGCTGGCCGGGGCACAGCCGGACGACAGCGGCGAGACCCTGGACCTGCAGTGGTTCCCGCTGGACGCCCTGCCGGAGCTGAGCAGCAACACCAACCGCGCCAGCCTGAGCGTCCTGCGCGCCCGGGCGGGGCTGGCCGGGCTTCCCTTGCAACCCGTGCCCTCCCCGCCGCCCGTCGGCTCGCACCTGCTGGCCCTGCGCCGGCTGGTCGGGCCGCGGCCGCTCTTCGCGCCGGGCGCGAACGTCCTGATCACCGACGACGCGGGGCGATTGCTGCTGCTCCGGCACGCCGGCACCGGGCTCTGGACCCTGCCGGGCGGCAGCCTGGAACCCGGCGAGAGCTTCGAGGCCTGCGCCCGCCGCGAGGCCCACGAGGAGACCGGCCTGACCGTGACGGCCCTGGAACCGCTCGCGCTTTCCGCCGGGGCCGCGTACCGCTTCACGTACCCGCACGGGGACGTGGTGGACTACGTCAGCGTGCTGTACCGCGCGCACGGCTGGACCGGCCCGCTCACCCCCCAGCCGGAGGAGGTGCTGGAGACCGGCTGGTTCGGCGCGGCCGACCTGCCCCGTCCCGAGGACCTGAGCGGCGCCCTAATCCGCGACCACGTCGGGGTGTGGCGGGATGCCCTAGCCGCCCAGCAGGGCGGCCAGCCCGCGTGA
- a CDS encoding cysteine desulfurase-like protein: protein MPRTPDQTALRAQFPALHQGRAYLDNAAGGLLPQRTIDAVTAHLTRYGATNASAVHAPGRMLADLRRQAREATAVFLNADPQDVALASSATTLAFRLSAAFARLWGPGDEVIVSGLEHEANASPWRELERVGVKVHVWHARQPDMRLHPDDLAALLSARTRLVAVTAASNVLGVAPDLPAITAQVRAAGAWTVVDAVHAAPHTLPDVQAWGADFVTFSPYKVFGPHLGSLWVRGDLRGHLPWPKLSFFDPADIASIEHGTPSFELLAGWLGTLDYLRELGGADTLTREALVGAYGHIHTLETPVADALLNGLLALPDVTVYGPQDAQGRVGTVAFRVNGQTPTQTGLHLSDQGVDVSSGHFYAVQPLTDLNLYPEGVVRASIAHYTTEEDIARLLDALR from the coding sequence ATGCCCCGCACCCCCGACCAGACCGCCCTGCGCGCGCAGTTCCCCGCCCTGCACCAGGGCCGGGCGTACCTGGACAATGCCGCCGGCGGCCTGCTCCCGCAGCGCACCATCGACGCCGTCACCGCCCACCTCACCCGCTACGGCGCCACGAACGCCTCCGCCGTGCACGCCCCCGGCCGGATGCTCGCGGACCTGCGCCGGCAGGCGCGCGAGGCGACCGCCGTGTTCCTGAACGCCGACCCGCAGGACGTCGCCCTGGCCTCCAGCGCCACCACCCTCGCCTTCCGCCTGAGCGCGGCGTTCGCGCGCCTGTGGGGCCCCGGGGACGAGGTGATCGTGTCCGGCCTGGAGCACGAGGCGAACGCCAGCCCCTGGCGGGAACTGGAGCGCGTGGGCGTGAAGGTGCACGTGTGGCACGCCCGGCAGCCCGACATGCGGCTGCACCCGGACGACCTCGCGGCGCTGCTGTCCGCCCGCACGCGGCTGGTGGCGGTCACGGCGGCCAGCAACGTACTGGGCGTCGCCCCGGACCTGCCCGCCATCACCGCGCAGGTCCGCGCTGCGGGCGCCTGGACGGTCGTGGACGCCGTGCACGCTGCGCCGCACACCCTGCCGGACGTGCAGGCCTGGGGGGCGGACTTCGTGACCTTCAGCCCGTACAAGGTGTTCGGCCCGCACCTGGGCAGCCTGTGGGTGCGCGGGGACCTGCGCGGGCACCTGCCCTGGCCGAAACTCAGTTTCTTCGACCCGGCCGACATCGCCAGCATCGAGCACGGCACGCCTTCGTTCGAACTGCTCGCCGGGTGGCTGGGCACGCTGGACTACCTGCGGGAACTGGGCGGCGCCGACACCCTGACCCGCGAGGCCCTGGTGGGCGCCTACGGGCACATTCACACCCTGGAAACCCCGGTCGCGGATGCACTCCTGAACGGCCTGCTGGCCCTGCCGGACGTCACCGTGTACGGCCCGCAGGACGCGCAGGGCCGCGTGGGCACGGTCGCCTTCCGTGTGAACGGCCAGACGCCCACCCAGACCGGCCTGCACCTGAGCGACCAGGGGGTGGACGTGAGCAGCGGGCACTTCTACGCCGTGCAGCCCCTGACTGACCTGAACCTCTACCCGGAGGGCGTGGTGCGCGCCAGCATCGCCCACTACACCACCGAGGAAGACATCGCCCGGCTGCTGGACGCGCTGCGCTGA
- the ribD gene encoding bifunctional diaminohydroxyphosphoribosylaminopyrimidine deaminase/5-amino-6-(5-phosphoribosylamino)uracil reductase RibD, producing MTQALAEARTGMGRTSPNPPVGCVIVQDGEVVGRGAHPRAGEAHAEVFALREAGVRARSATAFVTLEPCSHHGRTPPCADALIAAGVRRVVVAALDPNPQVAGRGVARLRAAGVDVQVGVGEAEALRQQAGFRSLVVRGRPWVVFKYAMTLDGRVAACGEGNGRVSGAEARRRVMVWRNELDAVAVGRGTVALDDPALTTRDLPGGRHARPVVFDRSGRAPVTAQVVRPGGVLVTAPGVAAAPFEKRGMTVLHADTLPDALSGLGALNVASLLLEGGPTLAGAFLAAGLVDEVRTFIAPKLLGAGLSPLTGPSRPMALAQELRDVTTEVVGPDLLITGFLNDIPRLDAGGRN from the coding sequence ATGACGCAGGCGCTCGCGGAGGCCAGGACAGGCATGGGCCGCACCAGCCCCAACCCCCCGGTGGGCTGCGTGATCGTGCAGGACGGCGAGGTCGTGGGCCGCGGCGCCCACCCCCGCGCCGGAGAGGCGCACGCGGAGGTGTTCGCGCTGCGGGAAGCCGGCGTGCGGGCCCGCAGCGCCACCGCGTTCGTGACGCTGGAACCGTGCAGTCATCACGGGCGCACGCCGCCCTGCGCGGACGCCCTGATCGCCGCGGGCGTGCGGCGCGTGGTGGTGGCCGCCCTGGACCCGAACCCGCAGGTGGCAGGCCGCGGCGTGGCCCGGCTGCGGGCCGCGGGCGTGGACGTGCAGGTGGGCGTGGGCGAGGCCGAGGCGCTGCGCCAGCAGGCGGGCTTCCGGTCGCTGGTGGTGCGCGGCCGGCCGTGGGTGGTGTTCAAGTACGCCATGACCCTGGACGGCCGGGTGGCGGCGTGCGGAGAGGGCAACGGCCGGGTATCCGGCGCGGAAGCGCGGCGGCGCGTGATGGTGTGGCGGAATGAGCTGGACGCCGTCGCGGTGGGCCGCGGGACGGTGGCGCTGGACGACCCGGCCCTGACGACCCGGGATCTTCCGGGCGGGCGGCATGCGCGGCCGGTGGTGTTCGACCGCTCCGGCCGGGCGCCAGTGACCGCGCAGGTGGTGCGGCCCGGCGGCGTGCTGGTCACGGCCCCCGGCGTGGCGGCCGCGCCGTTCGAGAAGCGCGGCATGACCGTGCTGCACGCGGACACCCTGCCAGACGCCTTGAGCGGGTTGGGGGCGCTGAATGTCGCCTCCCTGCTGCTGGAAGGCGGACCCACCCTGGCGGGCGCGTTCCTGGCCGCCGGACTGGTGGACGAGGTGCGGACCTTCATCGCGCCGAAGCTGCTGGGCGCGGGGCTGTCCCCGCTGACCGGCCCGAGTCGCCCGATGGCGTTGGCGCAGGAACTCAGGGACGTGACCACGGAAGTGGTCGGCCCGGACCTGCTGATCACGGGCTTTCTGAATGACATCCCGCGTCTGGACGCGGGAGGGAGGAACTGA